From one Pempheris klunzingeri isolate RE-2024b chromosome 9, fPemKlu1.hap1, whole genome shotgun sequence genomic stretch:
- the LOC139206838 gene encoding TBC1 domain family member 2A-like, with protein sequence MQDCVDDFLPVLKSPLGLVGEEAANVPSQRTPLANVSIKHPLIEIQNSVHSLRKRSSQECSQSVFHVEAPPWTPPNSADTNSTTDLERRASGPRTSGS encoded by the exons atgcaggactgtgtgg ACGACTTCCTGCCGGTGCTGAAGAGCCCGCTGGGTCTGGTGGGGGAGGAGGCGGCCAACGTACCATCACAGCGAACGCCGCTCGCCAATGTGTCGATCAAACATCCGCTCATCGAGATCCA AAACTCAGTCCACAGCCTTCGTAAGAGGTCGTCTCAGGAGTGCAGTCAGAGCGTGTTTCATGTAGAAGCTCCTCCGTGGACTCCCCCGAACTCTGCAGACACCAACAGCACTACAG ACTTGGAGCGTAGAGCATCCGGTCCAAGGACTTCTGGCTCTTGA